TTCGGTGGGCGCGGCGAGAAGCAACGCGCTTACGGGTCTTACATTTTCATCCTTCGTGCTGCCGCTGAATACGGAATGTGGGACTCACTCAGAATTAGCGTTCTTTTACTGGACGCCGCGATATGCTGCGTACAGCTAATTTGGCGGTGAGAGGCAAGATGTCAGAGGTGAGATGCTTGTGGGAATTCGCTTATAAGCGAATCCCTTCGAGAATCCCACTCCCAACTTCCAACGTCCCACTTCCCAATTGTCCGGCCCGTCCCTACCAAGCTTTCGTGCTCTATGCTTCTCCCCGCGCTCCGTATTACGCACGTTTGTGAGTTGCCATTCTCCCATTTTCATTCTTCATTTGGAGCGGCCCCCGGCCGCATGGCGAACTCCTCTCAAAATGTGTTCTTCTTCCTCGCCGCGTTCCGTTTATATAATATTCTCTGAATCTCAGCCACCGGCTTACAGGTCGCCCCATTTCCATTCTTCGTTGCGCCGCAGCGCAGCATGGGCGACTCCCCTGCAACAGGTCTCCTTTTAATGCCGATCATTCAGATTCGAATGTCCGCGTAATACACGAAGCCGCACGCGGGTCTTGAATAAAATGTAACCGAGTCTCCATGGCGGCACAAAAAAGAGGCGTTCCCGCACAAAGCCGCCCCTTTTAATCGGCAAGACAGTTGTTAGACTTTTTGCTTACAAGACTGGTTTCCGACGGTGCAGGACGTTTTGCATGCCGATTGGCAGGACGCCTGGCACTCGCCGCAACCACCCTTACGCGGTTTTCTCCCTTTTACCGTTGTCTTAATGTGCTTGCCCATGCCTTCCCTCCTAACCCATGGATATCACTTTGTAGCCCATTTTCTCAATATCCGTCCTCAGATCCCGTGCGTCCGGGACCCCCAACCGGAAAGTCAGGTGGTAAACCCCGGGCTCGCGCTCAAAGGTCGCCAGACTGCGGATGTTAATCCCTCTTGCCTTACACAATTCAGAAATCTCATTCAGCACGCCGATCCTGTCAACGGCCTCTATCACAATCCGCGAACCGGCTGTACGCAACCCGAAAAGCCTGACCAGGGTCTCAACCATATCTGTTTGGGTGATGATTCCCACCAGCTTGTTCCCCTCCACCACCGGCAGGCACCCCACCTTGCGCTCACGCATCAAGAGCGCGGCTTCTTCTATCGGCAGATCGGGGGCGACGACAATGGGGTTCTTGATTAAAGCCTCGGCAACCGTTATCTTGGTGAGGATGTAGTTTAGTTCGTATACGCTGAGGGTGGTCGCCGGCGAAGGAGAAACCCGGAGCAGCCCCCTTTCGGTAACCAGACCGATGAGTTTTCCGTCCTTAACGACCGGAAGATGGCGTATATTCTGGTTGCGAACAATCTCGAGCGCCTGGAAAATTTGTGTGTCCTTCGAGATGGTAATCGGGTTCGCTGTCATACAGTCGCGAACGAACAAGGCTTCTCCTCCTTTAGACGGTGTTGGAAGAAATGAACGCCAAACCCATCGCACGCCTTAACACGCAGACTGAACTTAAATGAAAGCCCTCAAGGAAATTATAGTCGATTCAGCCAATAGAAAACAACCATTCTTCGCATAGTGCGCAATGTATAATCGCCGGTAACCATCCCATCAACTAAAAAACAGCTTAGAAAAACAAGCTCCGGCTGTTTAAGGCCGGAGCTTCCGTAATTTCACCATGGCTTCCGCGCGTGAG
This genomic interval from Bacillota bacterium contains the following:
- the scfA gene encoding six-cysteine ranthipeptide SCIFF, which codes for MGKHIKTTVKGRKPRKGGCGECQASCQSACKTSCTVGNQSCKQKV
- a CDS encoding CBS and ACT domain-containing protein — protein: MFVRDCMTANPITISKDTQIFQALEIVRNQNIRHLPVVKDGKLIGLVTERGLLRVSPSPATTLSVYELNYILTKITVAEALIKNPIVVAPDLPIEEAALLMRERKVGCLPVVEGNKLVGIITQTDMVETLVRLFGLRTAGSRIVIEAVDRIGVLNEISELCKARGINIRSLATFEREPGVYHLTFRLGVPDARDLRTDIEKMGYKVISMG